A segment of the Colletotrichum destructivum chromosome 3, complete sequence genome:
TACTGGATGACAAAACAAGAACAAAAGGGAGGAATGGGTGGTATTAATAGCGACACGCTTGGCGGGCGTCCGATGAAGAGCTCGAAGGGCGTTGTGCGGAGGCTGTCGTGCCGTGTTTTTCTTCTGCTTTACTTCCGGCGCGGGCGTTTGTGTTGATTTGCCCCTTTCTTGGTTCGGCTTGGGTGGCCTGTACGAAGACACATGTATGTAAAACTCGTGCGCATGCGCGATGCATGTCTAATCATACCCTCATATATAAAGACTCAATGGAAATCCCTCCCATCTACGGGAGGACATGGATTCATTCGACCGTGGTTTCGGACGCTCCCAGCCTGGTGAAGCTGTATATCCTCAGGGAACTatcctcgccggcgatggccagTTCGTCTGTGTCGTTACTATCATCTGACGGACGCCAGGCGAGCTGGGCGACTGGCTTGGGTAGGCACAGGCTGTGAAGAGTGGTCAGCTAAATTTCTAAGGCATGGTTGAATGCAAATGGGGGGGCTTGGGGCTTACTGTGACGCCAGCTGGACCGTCCCAGCCGACTGGAAGGTCTCGGGGGCCAAGGTACAAAGCGAGATCTTGCCAGACTCGGTGCccacggcgaggacgatctCGCCCCCGGCACTCTGTCTACCGAGGAAGTCGACGGCCGTGACAGGCCCGTCGAAGGCGATGCTAGACGCCAGGGCGAACTCCGTCTTGCCGCCCTCCTGGGTCTTGGCTACCCAGACCTTAGCGTTCTTGTCACGTCCCGCCGTAACGAAGACCCTCACGCCCGTGGAGGGGGCCCACGCGGCATCTAGGATCATGCGGGTGTGGCCTTTGGGGTTGGCCTGGAGAAGCTGGTACTTCGAGTGCTCCCGGTCGTCCCGCTCGAAGACGGCCCACTGCCTGTCTCGTCCGACGCTCAACAGGAACCTGTCGTCCGGCGAGAAGCGCAGCCTCGTGGCCGTCAGGGAGTGCGCCGTCAAGGGCGGCCTAACCTCGGTCCACCTCTCCGTCTCGAAGATGCGAATGACGGCGTGGTTCAGCGAACTGGCCTTGCAGGCGCTGGCGATCAGCTTGCCGTCGTGGCTCGCGGCCAGGCAGGAGATCTCGTAGCCGTGGCCATAgagcttctccgtctcgggccAGAGGGTATGCCGCGATAACGACTCCTCGAAGGGCGGGTGGTCGATGTCGAGCATGGACTTGCGCACGATGGTGGCCGggtcgatggcctcgcggTCGTATTGGCTGTCGGCCTCGACTtcttggtcgtcgtcaacggcgtcgatggccttATTGGAGAGACCCAGGACAGGCATGTTGGCGCCATCGGGCATGGACTCGGCCGGCGTGTCcgtctcgatgccgccgagggtCCGCAGCATCTGCGCCACGGCGCGCGGCTCGCTGAAGACGCGCATGAGCTTTTCGTCGGCGCCCGAGACGAACTGCGAGGCGCCGAGGGTATCGATGCAGTTCAGGTCGTAGCCGTGGATCTGGGGGCGGGACATTTCGTGCCACGAGCGggcagcggtggcggcgtcgccgcgctTCCAGCAAGCGTGGAGGCGAGTGGTCTGGtcggagctcgtcgacatgAGGTAGTCCCCGTCACGCGACCAGGCGATGCCCGTGACGGTTCTTGTATGGCCGGtcacggcgatggcgggccGCCACTCGTCTCGCTCATCGCTGTAGACCCAGCGGCGCCAGCTTCCGGTCCGGCCGAGGCAGACGACGGACTTGCCGTCGGGGGCCCAGAGGCCCGTCCAGAAGCCGCCGATgctgcccgtcgccgtcgtcgcacCCTTTTCTCGGCTGATCTCGCCAAGCCTGGCCATGCTGACCCAGATGCCAGACGTGGCGTCGGCCTCCCACATGGCGAGAGAATTGTCCGCGGACGTCGACAGCAGCTGGAGCTTGCCGTTCCGCGTGAACCACTTTGCGCTGTAGATCCAGTCCTCATGGCCTaggaggagggcctcgaATGTGATGGAAAAGTCTTTGCCGGCCGACTGAAGCCGATGAGCCTTGTTCGAAGGGGACTTGCCGGGAAGGTAGGCACCGCTCAAGGGATCCGACCCCTCTGCGGCGAGCGACGGCAAGTCCTTGCCTAAGTGAAGACGCCAAAGACGGACGTACTTGTCCTGACTCGCTGAAGCGAGCAGCAGATCGCTGTTCGGCTCGGTGTTCTCCCAGGTGAAGTCAAGGGACCGGATCCAGCCTTCGTGGCCCGATAGCGTGGCCTGGAGCTTGAAGTCTAGTGTCTCTTCAGCGGCTGCGACAAAAATCTGAACAAACGTCTTGGttccggccgccgccaaaaCGAAgacatcctcggcctcgtcgagtgCTGTAAGGGCCAGGCATAGAGGGAAGTATCTGGGGCTGGTCTTGATGGTCTGACGCAACtgcagctggccgccgctgaGCTGCCAGATCTTGATGGTCGCGTCAGCAGCCCCTGAGGCCAGGAGGACCTGCTTGGATGTTCTTTTTGATTGGAGAATAGCTATGCAATTCACAGGCGCCATGTGGTCATGGATCGTCTGTACGCACTCGGCCTGGTTGGTCTTAGGGTCCAGGGACCAGACTCTAAGGGTCTGGTCATCGGAGCCGCTGACGAGGAGTTTGCGGTCCTCACCGTCCACTTGGGGGAGGAACTTTACCGCTTTGACGACCTCCTTGTGCCCACTAATAAGTGCGGTAATTCCTTCATCATTTTTTGACTTCATATTCTCGTCAGTCCGGGTACTGTAAAGGTGACACACTGGATAGAGGGCTCACGGATGGCGCCCACAAGGCGATGTTGGAGTCGGCGCCAAAGGCAAGGAGACCACACGGGCTCCAGTCAGCAACAGCGGTCTGTCTGTTGGCGCCTGTAGACAGGTACTCGATGGATGGCTGGGCGGCCGTCATATTGTCCCTTGTCGTCGCGGTTCTTATTTTATTTTGTTTCGTCGACGAAGTGACTCTGAGGGTTGCACAATACGGCTACGTGATTGGCTCCCCGGCGGTAGTCGAGAGGTGAAGTTGAAATTTTCTTGGTGGGGTGCACTTGGGCGGCGGTCCTGGCTTACACCAAAAGTTACAGCGAGCTACAGCGGCATCAGGGGACGCAAAGCCGAGTGGACAAGCCGCCGCGCCGTTTGCTCCACAGGCTCACAGGCTCCtagggcctcgaggacagGCCAAAAGTTCCAGCGCCTGTTCGCTACCTGACGGACTCTCTCCCCGTCCACAATCCCTACCATCTGTGCCG
Coding sequences within it:
- a CDS encoding Putative elongator complex protein, yielding MTAAQPSIEYLSTGANRQTAVADWSPCGLLAFGADSNIALWAPSSKNDEGITALISGHKEVVKAVKFLPQVDGEDRKLLVSGSDDQTLRVWSLDPKTNQAECVQTIHDHMAPVNCIAILQSKRTSKQVLLASGAADATIKIWQLSGGQLQLRQTIKTSPRYFPLCLALTALDEAEDVFVLAAAGTKTFVQIFVAAAEETLDFKLQATLSGHEGWIRSLDFTWENTEPNSDLLLASASQDKYVRLWRLHLGKDLPSLAAEGSDPLSGAYLPGKSPSNKAHRLQSAGKDFSITFEALLLGHEDWIYSAKWFTRNGKLQLLSTSADNSLAMWEADATSGIWVSMARLGEISREKGATTATGSIGGFWTGLWAPDGKSVVCLGRTGSWRRWVYSDERDEWRPAIAVTGHTRTVTGIAWSRDGDYLMSTSSDQTTRLHACWKRGDAATAARSWHEMSRPQIHGYDLNCIDTLGASQFVSGADEKLMRVFSEPRAVAQMLRTLGGIETDTPAESMPDGANMPVLGLSNKAIDAVDDDQEVEADSQYDREAIDPATIVRKSMLDIDHPPFEESLSRHTLWPETEKLYGHGYEISCLAASHDGKLIASACKASSLNHAVIRIFETERWTEVRPPLTAHSLTATRLRFSPDDRFLLSVGRDRQWAVFERDDREHSKYQLLQANPKGHTRMILDAAWAPSTGVRVFVTAGRDKNAKVWVAKTQEGGKTEFALASSIAFDGPVTAVDFLGRQSAGGEIVLAVGTESGKISLCTLAPETFQSAGTVQLASHLCLPKPVAQLAWRPSDDSNDTDELAIAGEDSSLRIYSFTRLGASETTVE